Proteins from one Chroococcidiopsis sp. CCMEE 29 genomic window:
- a CDS encoding IS110 family transposase — MKSLKQASYTGKEVFIGIDVHKKSYSVVARVDKEVIKKWTTVASPKELSQQLQKYFSGATIHSVYEAGFSGFALHRELVKYGIDNIVVHAAAIEVAANDRVKTDKRDAQKMAALLEAGRVRGNRIPTEQQEQRRMLTRTRQQLVEERTAIKNKIRMKFHQLGLIQYDENRPMSHKLVREIVDGTSSSELRIVIEAHWNIWRKLDEEICKLTQAIKEQAKTDPNEATYRSAPGVGPLSARILANELGDMSQFNNERQLFSFTGLTPAEYSSGDNIRRGHISRQGNSRLRGILVESAWRAIEKDTALGEFFERLYPRTGKKRAIVAVARKLIGRIRAAFHNQVNYQMEYRNSKALTTA; from the coding sequence ATGAAAAGCCTGAAACAAGCTTCATACACCGGAAAAGAAGTCTTCATCGGAATTGATGTTCACAAGAAAAGTTATTCAGTAGTCGCCAGAGTAGACAAAGAAGTAATCAAGAAATGGACAACAGTTGCTTCACCGAAAGAACTATCACAACAGCTGCAAAAATACTTTAGTGGAGCAACCATCCATTCTGTTTATGAAGCAGGGTTTTCAGGATTTGCGCTGCATCGAGAGTTAGTGAAATATGGGATTGACAACATCGTGGTTCATGCCGCTGCAATTGAAGTTGCTGCCAATGACCGAGTCAAGACAGACAAACGGGATGCTCAAAAAATGGCAGCTCTGCTTGAGGCGGGGCGAGTAAGAGGCAATCGCATTCCTACTGAGCAGCAAGAGCAACGGCGAATGCTAACGCGAACCCGACAACAGCTGGTTGAAGAACGAACCGCAATCAAAAATAAAATCAGAATGAAATTTCATCAACTGGGACTGATTCAGTATGACGAGAACCGACCGATGAGTCACAAACTGGTTCGGGAGATTGTTGATGGTACTTCATCCTCTGAGTTGAGAATTGTGATTGAAGCCCATTGGAACATCTGGAGGAAGTTAGACGAGGAGATTTGCAAGCTGACTCAAGCGATTAAGGAGCAAGCGAAGACAGACCCCAACGAAGCAACTTACCGTTCTGCACCTGGGGTAGGTCCACTCTCTGCTCGCATACTTGCCAATGAATTAGGTGATATGTCGCAATTCAACAATGAACGTCAACTGTTTTCCTTTACAGGGCTGACTCCCGCCGAATATTCTAGTGGCGATAACATCCGTCGAGGGCATATCAGTAGACAAGGCAATAGCCGCTTGAGAGGAATACTGGTAGAGAGCGCGTGGCGGGCGATTGAGAAAGATACAGCCTTAGGGGAGTTCTTTGAGAGACTCTATCCTCGCACTGGCAAAAAGCGAGCGATTGTTGCTGTTGCTAGAAAACTGATTGGTCGGATTCGGGCAGCTTTCCACAACCAAGTTAATTACCAGATGGAATATCGAAATTCTAAGGCTCTTACTACAGCTTAA
- a CDS encoding amidase, translating into MSDLVFQSTSQLAKAIRERSVSAREVLEAHLSQIAQHNRVLNAIVTLDEEQAISKASQADAALAQGELWGPLHGVPFTVKDLFDTAGVRTTWSYRPLANYIPQQDATAVARLRNAGAILLGKTNMPQLAIGPQSDSPLFGRANNPWNLKYTPGGSTGGGAAAVAAGLSPLEIGSDLGGSIRLPAHFCGVFGFKPTEHRVSMAGASPRLKGAKRSLQHMRVAGPIARSIEDLRLGLSLIEGPDGRQWSVPPVVAEPMQERPLRECRFAWTDNFGGIPVTAETRAVIEKLAVTLEQLGCRVERCNPPDFNFTEALQTFGEICGTEIGMTTPPLKRLLLSMVLRARSSGEPLFQGLIKGAALSMRRYVEALEKRDALIAIMEQFMSDWDAWLCPVAPGPTFTHRQMRNPLLGEPLEVDDQKLPYWVWSITYTAVFNLTGSPAVVMPLARSQTGLPIGVQVVGRRWRDMQLLSVAEKLVGVTGFFQCPPGY; encoded by the coding sequence ATGAGCGATTTAGTCTTCCAAAGCACTAGTCAGTTAGCCAAAGCTATCCGGGAGCGCTCTGTCTCAGCTAGAGAAGTGCTAGAGGCTCATCTGAGTCAAATTGCTCAACACAATCGGGTGCTGAATGCCATCGTCACGCTGGATGAGGAGCAAGCGATATCTAAAGCGTCACAGGCTGATGCGGCACTCGCTCAAGGAGAGCTATGGGGTCCACTACATGGCGTACCATTCACTGTCAAAGACTTGTTTGATACCGCCGGGGTGCGTACCACCTGGAGCTATCGACCTCTAGCTAATTACATTCCACAACAGGATGCCACTGCTGTAGCCCGCCTGCGTAATGCCGGAGCCATCCTCCTAGGCAAGACAAATATGCCCCAGTTAGCGATAGGTCCTCAATCTGACAGTCCCTTGTTTGGTCGAGCTAATAATCCCTGGAACCTAAAGTACACTCCTGGTGGTAGCACTGGGGGCGGTGCTGCTGCCGTAGCCGCCGGACTATCTCCCCTAGAAATTGGCAGTGATCTGGGAGGGTCTATCCGGCTACCCGCTCACTTCTGTGGCGTGTTTGGATTCAAACCAACAGAGCATAGAGTGTCAATGGCTGGTGCAAGCCCCAGACTCAAAGGAGCGAAAAGAAGCTTGCAGCATATGCGGGTTGCTGGACCTATTGCACGTTCCATCGAAGACCTACGCCTTGGGCTATCACTGATTGAAGGACCAGACGGTCGGCAATGGTCGGTACCCCCCGTGGTGGCAGAGCCGATGCAAGAGCGCCCGTTACGAGAGTGCCGTTTCGCCTGGACCGATAACTTTGGCGGCATTCCAGTCACAGCCGAAACACGGGCTGTAATTGAGAAGCTAGCAGTCACGCTAGAGCAGCTGGGGTGTCGCGTGGAGCGCTGCAACCCGCCTGATTTTAATTTCACTGAAGCGCTACAGACTTTTGGCGAGATTTGCGGCACCGAGATTGGGATGACAACTCCTCCTTTAAAGCGCCTTTTGTTGAGTATGGTGTTAAGGGCACGCTCTTCTGGCGAACCGCTATTTCAAGGTTTGATCAAAGGTGCAGCGCTTTCTATGCGACGGTATGTAGAAGCGCTGGAAAAGCGCGATGCCTTGATTGCTATAATGGAACAGTTCATGTCCGACTGGGATGCCTGGTTATGTCCAGTGGCTCCGGGTCCGACCTTTACGCACCGCCAAATGAGAAACCCGCTGCTTGGCGAGCCGCTTGAAGTAGATGACCAGAAGCTGCCTTACTGGGTGTGGAGCATAACTTACACTGCTGTATTCAACCTGACTGGAAGTCCGGCAGTGGTGATGCCATTAGCCCGTTCGCAGACCGGTCTGCCCATTGGCGTCCAGGTGGTTGGGCGGCGTTGGAGAGACATGCAACTTTTAAGCGTGGCAGAGAAGCTCGTTGGGGTAACTGGATTTTTCCAATGTCCACCAGGGTACTGA
- a CDS encoding IS110 family transposase, which produces MHRELMRHGIDNIVVHAASIEIAANARVKTDKRDAQKMAALLEAGRLRGNRIPSEQEEQRRMLTRTRQQLVEERTAIKNQIRMKFHQLGLIEYDENRSMSHRLVKELLGGTDSSEFRLVIQAYWNIWKKLDEEICNLTGAIKEQAKTDPHDATYRWAPGVGPLSARILAPELGDMSQFNNERQLFSYTGLTPCEYSSGENIRRGHISRQGNSRLRAILVESAWRAIQKDRALGEFFERLYPRTGKKRAIVAVARKLIGRIRAAFHNQVNYQMEYRNSKALTA; this is translated from the coding sequence CTGCATCGAGAGCTGATGAGACATGGAATTGACAATATTGTGGTTCATGCCGCATCGATTGAAATTGCAGCTAATGCTCGAGTCAAGACGGACAAGCGAGACGCTCAAAAAATGGCGGCGCTGCTTGAGGCAGGACGCTTAAGAGGCAACCGCATCCCCAGCGAGCAGGAAGAGCAACGGCGAATGCTGACGCGAACCAGACAACAGCTTGTCGAAGAACGAACAGCGATCAAAAATCAAATCAGAATGAAATTTCACCAACTCGGACTGATTGAGTATGACGAGAATCGGTCTATGAGCCATAGGTTGGTCAAAGAGCTATTGGGTGGTACAGATTCATCTGAGTTTAGGCTGGTGATTCAAGCTTACTGGAATATTTGGAAGAAACTAGATGAAGAAATCTGCAATTTGACTGGAGCGATTAAGGAGCAGGCCAAAACAGATCCGCATGACGCAACCTACCGTTGGGCACCTGGGGTTGGCCCGCTTTCTGCTCGGATTCTTGCTCCGGAGTTGGGAGATATGTCTCAATTTAACAACGAGCGCCAGTTGTTTTCCTACACGGGTTTAACACCCTGCGAGTATTCTAGTGGCGAAAATATTCGCCGGGGGCATATCAGTAGACAAGGAAATAGCCGATTGAGAGCAATACTAGTAGAGAGCGCGTGGCGGGCAATCCAGAAGGACAGAGCATTAGGGGAGTTCTTTGAGAGACTGTATCCTCGAACTGGGAAAAAGCGAGCGATTGTTGCTGTTGCTAGAAAACTGATTGGTCGGATTCGGGCAGCTTTCCACAACCAAGTTAATTACCAAATGGAATATCGAAATTCTAAGGCTCTTACAGCTTAA
- a CDS encoding IS5 family transposase encodes MSKAYPSNLTLAQYELLSDLIPEPKPGGRPREAKMWAVLNAIFYVLVEGVRWRSLPSDFPAWQTVYTYFRNWRLDGTWLRIHERLRQWMRVAQERQPSPSEAIIDSQSVKSAAMVSKAVGFDAGKLTKGRKRFLTVDTLGLVLRVLVSAANVGEREGGKQVLKRVKKMAPAVSRLHTIWVDAGFDGEPFMQWVMNVCRWIVQVVLRPEQTKGFVLLKKRWVVERTFGWLMGCRRLVRDYELLPQTSETFIYLAMIRIMVRRLA; translated from the coding sequence ATGAGTAAAGCTTACCCTAGTAATCTGACTCTTGCCCAGTATGAATTGCTCAGTGACCTGATTCCAGAACCAAAACCTGGTGGTCGTCCCCGTGAAGCCAAGATGTGGGCAGTTCTCAACGCTATATTTTATGTTCTAGTGGAGGGGGTGCGCTGGCGATCTTTACCGAGTGACTTCCCAGCATGGCAAACAGTGTACACATACTTTCGCAACTGGCGTCTTGATGGAACTTGGCTCAGGATACATGAGCGTCTGCGGCAGTGGATGAGAGTGGCTCAGGAGCGACAACCAAGCCCATCCGAAGCAATCATTGACAGTCAAAGTGTCAAAAGCGCGGCAATGGTCAGCAAGGCAGTCGGCTTTGATGCAGGTAAATTAACTAAGGGACGCAAACGGTTTTTGACAGTGGATACGTTGGGCTTAGTGCTGCGAGTGTTAGTGAGTGCGGCGAACGTTGGAGAGCGTGAGGGCGGCAAACAAGTACTCAAGCGAGTTAAAAAGATGGCTCCAGCAGTGTCTCGTCTGCATACAATTTGGGTTGATGCAGGCTTTGACGGTGAGCCATTCATGCAATGGGTGATGAACGTTTGTCGTTGGATTGTGCAGGTAGTGCTGCGACCAGAACAAACCAAAGGGTTCGTGTTGTTGAAAAAGCGGTGGGTAGTGGAGCGAACTTTTGGCTGGCTAATGGGCTGTCGCCGATTGGTCAGAGACTATGAGTTATTGCCCCAAACATCGGAGACATTTATCTACCTTGCCATGATCCGGATCATGGTGAGGCGACTGGCATAA
- a CDS encoding transposase, giving the protein MSTILAHAQGLVYTLLSMMPSPYQQKSLQAMLGLFLQAQGHPLPQHSKAKSASALSRFLNVYSWSTRKLIRTTRQIALKRIISQCHKGRRPFLQVIIDLTTLEKRGKFKAFEQLVRVYHGKRGLHLVVLYLVVGRWRLPWNFRVWRGKGTASPTQLGLKLIKSLPQALTKHFQVIILVDTAFGSVEFLHAARQLKYHVIAGVRCDRKLLDKRCVADLSKRGQQVRLVGLKFPVSVSWYYLKRDNGNLEKRFVLSTKPLKGSTITWWGKRRWQIEGWFKTAKHRFGLHRFGQGTLLGVYRWLVLSLIAYLLAHWAYLSTNTTDLPDWGAAALLALQAFLPQLVLFLLLLEIERLRPLCCAQGIDIQFTRCKM; this is encoded by the coding sequence ATGTCAACCATCCTTGCCCACGCCCAAGGGTTAGTTTACACCCTGCTATCGATGATGCCGAGTCCCTACCAGCAAAAGAGTCTGCAAGCAATGTTGGGATTATTTTTACAAGCACAAGGGCATCCCTTACCGCAGCACAGTAAAGCTAAGTCTGCCAGTGCTTTAAGTCGGTTTCTCAACGTCTACTCTTGGTCAACTCGAAAGCTAATTCGCACAACTCGACAAATAGCACTTAAACGAATCATCAGTCAGTGTCACAAAGGGCGCAGACCCTTTCTACAAGTGATTATTGACCTGACTACCCTAGAAAAAAGAGGTAAATTCAAAGCTTTTGAGCAATTGGTACGGGTGTATCATGGCAAGCGAGGACTACACCTAGTCGTACTATATTTAGTTGTTGGACGTTGGCGGCTGCCCTGGAACTTTCGTGTTTGGAGGGGCAAAGGTACTGCTTCACCCACGCAGTTAGGATTAAAACTAATAAAAAGTTTACCTCAAGCATTGACTAAACACTTTCAAGTCATCATTCTCGTAGATACTGCATTTGGAAGTGTAGAGTTTTTACACGCTGCACGCCAGTTAAAATATCATGTCATTGCTGGTGTACGTTGTGACCGAAAGCTACTAGACAAACGTTGTGTTGCGGATTTATCTAAGCGAGGGCAACAAGTACGGCTTGTCGGTTTGAAGTTTCCCGTCTCAGTATCTTGGTATTATCTCAAACGCGATAATGGCAACCTAGAAAAACGGTTTGTCTTGTCAACCAAACCGCTTAAAGGCAGTACTATCACATGGTGGGGAAAGCGGCGCTGGCAAATCGAAGGCTGGTTCAAAACTGCCAAGCATCGCTTTGGTTTACATCGCTTTGGTCAAGGTACTCTTTTGGGAGTCTACCGCTGGCTAGTACTGTCGCTGATTGCTTATTTGTTGGCACATTGGGCGTATTTATCTACCAACACCACTGATCTACCTGATTGGGGAGCTGCTGCTCTTTTGGCACTACAGGCTTTCTTGCCCCAGTTGGTTTTGTTTTTGCTTTTACTAGAGATTGAGCGTTTACGACCACTATGCTGCGCACAAGGCATAGACATTCAATTTACTAGATGCAAGATGTGA
- a CDS encoding DUF4278 domain-containing protein has product MELIYRGTTYERHPSKASGRPFRQVREPGVAYNLSYRGVTYRIDPNAKPAEVPVKPVAYKLIYRGVTYFKLIDLSVVTYSVNRKEKLPQSLNR; this is encoded by the coding sequence ATGGAACTCATCTATCGCGGCACAACGTACGAGCGTCATCCTTCTAAAGCTTCAGGTCGTCCATTCCGGCAAGTCCGTGAACCTGGAGTGGCTTATAACCTCAGTTATCGTGGTGTGACCTATCGCATCGATCCTAATGCCAAACCTGCGGAAGTTCCTGTAAAACCAGTAGCTTATAAGTTGATTTATCGGGGCGTAACCTACTTTAAGTTGATTGATCTGAGTGTCGTAACCTATTCAGTAAATAGAAAGGAGAAGTTACCGCAGTCGCTCAACCGGTAG
- a CDS encoding helix-turn-helix domain-containing protein — MPAPIRIVLTESEDRTLSELRVASNVPQRIRDRAHMLRLNAQGWNAPAIAEIFECHEHTVRATIRRWQDSGLGGLWEAPGRGAKRKWQEADLQYLEHCLEHSERTYNSMQLAQKLKQERSVQLSPDRLRHVLQKRAGGGNAHDTASEQNLTLSTSKSNKLS, encoded by the coding sequence ATGCCTGCTCCCATCCGGATAGTTTTAACAGAGTCAGAAGACCGTACATTATCGGAATTACGGGTTGCCTCAAATGTGCCACAACGGATAAGAGATCGCGCCCATATGTTGCGCCTGAACGCTCAAGGGTGGAATGCCCCGGCAATTGCGGAAATTTTTGAGTGTCATGAGCATACAGTAAGAGCGACAATTCGACGCTGGCAAGATTCGGGGTTAGGCGGGTTATGGGAAGCGCCAGGACGTGGAGCCAAGCGCAAATGGCAAGAAGCCGATCTCCAATATTTAGAGCATTGTTTAGAGCACTCAGAGCGCACATACAATAGTATGCAATTAGCGCAGAAGTTAAAGCAGGAGCGCTCAGTGCAACTGAGTCCTGACCGATTACGACATGTGTTACAAAAAAGGGCTGGAGGTGGAAACGCACACGACACAGCCAGCGAGCAAAACTTGACCCTCAGTACAAGCAAGTCAAACAAGCTCAGTTAG
- a CDS encoding IS630 family transposase codes for MKLKDARHLSAKAQEALRYRVVNAVESGMSKSEAARVFNVSRTAVHNWTKVVASSGATSLKARKRGPRASSRLLPHQAATAVRLMEQKCPDALGLPFYLWTREAVQQFLAQRYELSVSVWTIGRYLKKWGFTPQKPLRRAYEQDRKAVQYWLETEYPQICRKAHQEKAQIHWGDEMGVRSDYQAGRSYGRTGQTPVVLGTGKRFSCNMISTITNRGKLYFKLFTQRFDAALMLDFLRRLIRQCDQKVFLIVDSHPVHRSHVVKSWVERHAARIRLFFLPSYSPELNPNELLNHDVKANAVGRQRPRNQTQMINNIRSYLRSTQRHPNVVQNFFHEKHVAYAAA; via the coding sequence ATGAAACTCAAAGACGCTCGCCATCTGTCAGCCAAAGCTCAAGAAGCACTTCGCTACCGAGTGGTAAATGCAGTCGAGAGCGGTATGAGTAAATCAGAAGCAGCGCGTGTTTTCAACGTTTCGCGTACAGCAGTGCATAACTGGACAAAAGTGGTAGCTTCCAGCGGTGCGACATCGTTGAAAGCAAGAAAGCGTGGTCCTCGTGCTAGCTCACGTCTGCTCCCCCATCAAGCGGCAACAGCAGTGAGGTTAATGGAGCAAAAGTGTCCAGACGCTTTAGGATTACCATTTTACTTATGGACACGCGAAGCAGTGCAACAGTTTTTGGCTCAACGGTATGAGCTATCGGTGTCAGTGTGGACAATAGGGCGTTATCTCAAGAAATGGGGTTTTACACCACAAAAACCGCTGCGTCGGGCATACGAACAGGATCGCAAGGCAGTGCAGTACTGGTTAGAAACTGAGTATCCCCAGATTTGTCGTAAAGCCCATCAAGAAAAAGCACAAATTCACTGGGGAGACGAAATGGGAGTCCGCTCGGATTATCAAGCAGGACGTTCCTATGGACGAACTGGACAAACGCCAGTTGTGTTAGGGACAGGTAAGCGCTTTAGCTGCAATATGATTTCAACAATTACCAATCGTGGCAAGCTGTACTTCAAGTTATTCACACAACGGTTTGATGCCGCGCTCATGCTTGATTTCCTGCGGCGTTTGATTCGTCAGTGTGACCAAAAGGTGTTTCTGATTGTAGATAGTCATCCTGTGCATCGCTCTCACGTAGTTAAAAGCTGGGTTGAGCGTCATGCCGCTCGCATCCGCCTGTTTTTCTTGCCTTCTTATAGCCCTGAACTAAACCCAAATGAGCTACTCAACCATGATGTTAAAGCCAATGCTGTTGGGCGGCAACGTCCCAGAAATCAAACACAGATGATTAACAACATCCGTAGCTATTTACGTAGCACACAACGTCACCCTAACGTTGTGCAAAACTTCTTCCACGAGAAACACGTTGCTTATGCAGCTGCCTAG